A single genomic interval of Aegicerativicinus sediminis harbors:
- a CDS encoding lysophospholipid acyltransferase family protein, which yields MVTKLRLYIPTFVNEIKSIFAATKLRFIVQFLAYILVYPFLWLISILPFPILYFFSDLLYFIVYGLIGYRKKVVKSNLKLVFPEKSEAEIKSIMKGFYHHLCDMILETIKSMTISKNEMRKRMRFENIEVMQTIAEEGQSIALMCGHYGSWEWLMIMQEHFTNHKGYVIYKRLANPYFDRLVKRIRAKYDSYLITTKEAVPTISQAKTKGEHIIGGFAADQSPKANKAYHWNSFMGINVPMYTGAEMLSKKFNLAVVFCGVKKIKRGYYSTHFQLITNEPSTFPNYQITDKFMELVENQIKEDPQYYLWTHKRWKHKDRIPTKMTK from the coding sequence ATGGTTACCAAACTTAGGTTATACATTCCAACTTTTGTTAATGAGATTAAAAGTATATTTGCAGCCACAAAACTAAGATTTATAGTGCAATTTTTGGCTTATATATTGGTATATCCATTTTTATGGTTGATTTCTATCTTACCATTCCCAATTCTCTATTTTTTCTCGGATCTTCTTTATTTTATTGTTTATGGCCTGATAGGTTATCGCAAAAAAGTCGTAAAATCAAATCTAAAGTTAGTTTTCCCTGAAAAGTCTGAAGCAGAAATTAAATCCATAATGAAAGGATTTTACCATCATTTATGCGACATGATTTTGGAAACCATAAAATCTATGACGATATCCAAAAATGAGATGCGGAAGCGAATGAGATTTGAAAATATTGAAGTGATGCAAACAATTGCTGAGGAGGGTCAAAGTATAGCTTTAATGTGCGGGCATTATGGATCTTGGGAGTGGTTAATGATAATGCAAGAACATTTTACCAATCATAAGGGGTATGTTATTTACAAACGTTTGGCAAATCCTTATTTTGATAGGTTGGTAAAACGGATACGAGCTAAATATGATAGTTATCTAATCACCACAAAAGAAGCCGTTCCAACTATAAGTCAGGCTAAAACAAAAGGAGAACATATCATTGGAGGTTTTGCGGCAGACCAGTCCCCAAAGGCTAATAAGGCCTATCATTGGAATTCGTTTATGGGTATTAATGTACCGATGTATACTGGTGCAGAAATGCTATCTAAAAAATTTAATCTTGCTGTCGTTTTCTGTGGGGTAAAAAAAATCAAACGTGGCTATTATTCTACACATTTTCAATTAATTACCAATGAACCTAGTACTTTTCCAAATTATCAAATAACTGATAAATTCATGGAATTGGTTGAAAACCAGATTAAAGAAGACCCCCAATATTATTTATGGACCCACAAACGTTGGAAACATAAAGACCGTATACCTACTAAAATGACTAAATAG
- a CDS encoding TlpA disulfide reductase family protein, which yields MKHLNLLLLISLIFVSCKEESKTEATKGSYVIEGSAPGIFNGIRVYLKKPDGRGRFIEVDTSIVMNESFQFEGSVETPEMFTLHVNSVKGQLPVMIENADIKITIDSKDILKSTILGTESNQVMLDYTNGLNNLTQDRMRISNTYRNKLKENDTTGVKALADELNAINEKANNYPIEFIKENPSNYFSLTLLESTLSNKRMDAKLVVDAYEGLDPKVKNSSKGQSLKPLVDQRKIEAERIAAIEIGKVAPNFSAPTPEGTQLSLNDVKGKVTIIDFWAAWCGPCRRENPNLVRIYNKYHSKGLEIIGVSLDGNRNQKDPKTAWVEAIKNDKLDWSQVSNLQYFNDPVAQLYNINSIPATFILDSDGKIAAKRLRGDALEAKVAELLGE from the coding sequence ATGAAACATCTTAACCTCTTACTATTAATATCCCTAATTTTTGTCTCTTGTAAGGAAGAATCTAAAACTGAAGCCACTAAAGGCTCTTATGTAATTGAAGGGTCTGCTCCCGGTATTTTTAATGGCATCAGGGTGTACCTAAAAAAGCCAGATGGACGAGGGCGTTTTATTGAAGTGGATACTTCAATAGTTATGAATGAATCCTTTCAATTTGAAGGTTCCGTAGAAACTCCGGAAATGTTTACACTACATGTAAACAGTGTAAAGGGTCAATTACCTGTAATGATTGAAAATGCTGATATTAAAATAACTATCGACAGTAAGGACATTCTTAAGTCAACTATTTTAGGCACTGAATCTAACCAAGTTATGCTAGATTATACCAATGGACTTAACAACCTTACCCAAGACCGCATGCGGATTAGCAATACCTATAGAAATAAACTTAAGGAAAATGACACTACTGGGGTAAAAGCTTTGGCTGACGAACTAAATGCTATCAATGAAAAGGCCAATAACTATCCAATAGAATTTATTAAAGAAAACCCTTCAAACTATTTCTCCCTAACCTTGTTAGAAAGTACTTTGAGTAATAAACGAATGGATGCAAAATTGGTAGTTGATGCCTATGAAGGTTTGGATCCCAAAGTGAAAAACTCCTCAAAAGGCCAATCATTAAAACCTCTAGTAGACCAACGTAAAATTGAGGCTGAACGCATTGCTGCAATAGAAATTGGAAAAGTTGCTCCAAATTTTTCAGCTCCCACCCCAGAGGGAACGCAATTGTCCCTTAATGATGTAAAGGGTAAAGTTACCATTATAGATTTTTGGGCTGCTTGGTGTGGACCTTGTAGACGTGAAAATCCAAATTTAGTAAGGATTTATAATAAGTACCATTCAAAAGGATTGGAGATAATTGGAGTTTCACTTGATGGTAACCGAAATCAAAAAGACCCAAAAACAGCATGGGTTGAGGCCATCAAAAATGACAAATTAGATTGGAGTCAAGTTTCTAACCTTCAATATTTTAATGATCCTGTTGCGCAGCTATATAATATAAATTCTATTCCCGCTACTTTCATTTTAGACTCTGATGGCAAGATTGCCGCAAAACGTTTAAGGGGCGATGCCTTAGAAGCAAAAGTAGCCGAACTATTGGGAGAATAG
- a CDS encoding rhomboid family intramembrane serine protease has product MYNLSLVTIVLIAANALISYKGFNDFSFFEKYKFNIGAIRRGEQIRMFSSGFLHADFTHLFVNMFTLYFFADVVVSGLGNLNFIIIYVASLILGNLLSLYFHKDEYYYSAVGASGAVTGILYSAILLQPGMSLYMFFIPIPIPAYIFGIGYLLYSIYGMKKRIGNIGHDAHFGGAIGGYLVTLILAPYLLQTNIEMVLLLALPIILLFVLHKMGKL; this is encoded by the coding sequence ATGTATAACCTAAGTTTGGTAACCATTGTATTGATTGCCGCTAATGCATTAATTAGCTATAAAGGATTTAATGACTTTTCCTTTTTCGAAAAGTATAAGTTTAATATTGGCGCAATTCGTAGGGGAGAACAAATTAGAATGTTTTCCTCTGGGTTTTTACATGCAGATTTTACTCATCTGTTTGTCAACATGTTTACTCTTTATTTTTTTGCGGATGTTGTTGTGTCTGGTCTTGGTAATTTGAATTTTATTATCATTTATGTAGCTAGTCTTATCCTCGGGAATCTATTATCCCTGTATTTCCATAAAGATGAATATTATTATAGTGCTGTGGGTGCGAGTGGGGCAGTAACCGGAATTTTGTATTCAGCTATTCTTTTACAACCAGGAATGAGCCTGTATATGTTTTTTATACCAATCCCTATTCCGGCTTACATTTTCGGTATAGGGTATTTGTTATACTCCATTTATGGCATGAAAAAAAGAATTGGCAATATAGGCCATGATGCCCATTTCGGTGGTGCTATAGGAGGCTATTTGGTAACTTTGATATTAGCTCCATATTTATTACAAACCAATATTGAAATGGTTTTGCTATTGGCATTACCTATAATTCTGTTATTTGTATTACATAAAATGGGCAAACTTTAA